In Aphis gossypii isolate Hap1 unplaced genomic scaffold, ASM2018417v2 Contig00660, whole genome shotgun sequence, the following proteins share a genomic window:
- the LOC126554954 gene encoding piggyBac transposable element-derived protein 3-like, which produces MIPFLGRCKIRQFVKGKPRPVGLKNFVVTTSDGLIIDFEIYQGLTTPFPDKSLGLGPAVILRLIDTIPEGSSVFFDRYFTTIPLMQKLVQLKIHGTGTIQMNRLQKFQFKADSKMKRGDFEEIVSDDKNISMLKWKDNKSVVMTSTCYGGLPTTTVSRWDKKQKKHIEVQIPNMISKYNEKMGGVDHFDQMMEYYRTWLKTRKWPLYVILHLLDLSVTNSWFEYLEDCKINKIPKKKN; this is translated from the coding sequence ATGATACCTTTTCTTGGACGTTGTAAGATAAGACAGTTTGTGAAAGGTAAACCTAGGCCAGTTGgtcttaaaaattttgtagTTACTACGTCCGATGGTCTAATTATTGATTTCGAAATATATCAAGGACTTACCACGCCTTTTCCTGACAAAAGTCTAGGACTTGGACCGGCTGTAATTTTACGTCTTATTGATACAATACCAGAAGGTTCATCTGTATTTTTCGATCGATATTTTACGACTATTCCGTTGATGCAAAAATTAGTACAGCTAAAAATTCATGGAACTGGTACTATACAAATGAATCGTCTAcagaaatttcaatttaaagcaGATTCTAAAATGAAAAGAGGGGATTTCGAAGAAATTGTAtctgatgataaaaatatttctatgttGAAATGGAAAGACAACAAGTCAGTAGTTATGACATCAACATGTTACGGAGGTTTACCGACAACAACAGTATCCAGATgggataaaaaacaaaaaaaacatattgaaGTACAAATTCCTAATATGATatcaaaatacaatgaaaaaatggGCGGTGTTGATCATTTTGATCAAATGATGGAATATTATAGAACTTGGTTAAAAACAAGAAAGTGGCCACTTTACGTTATACTACACTTACTTGACCTATCAGTAACTAACAGCTGGTTTGAATATTTAGaagattgtaaaataaataaaataccaaaaaaaaaaaattaa
- the LOC126554951 gene encoding death-associated inhibitor of apoptosis 1-like, whose protein sequence is MNFQKINNSFYSLVSLVRNNAYPTYPEFTTFISRLKTFNLFPLTSSQDKYSLAESGFIYSGEKDIVECFCCGLILHRWEKEDNPWIEHSRWNPKCVFVLLSKGKQFVENVVKKYGKIIDICDCDFGSRSYDTV, encoded by the coding sequence atgaattttcaaaaaattaacaacagtTTTTATTCACTTGTTTCGTTAGTACGAAACAATGCATATCCTACATATCCAGaatttactacatttatatcaagattgaaaacattcaatttatttccgtTGACTTCATCTCAAGATAAATACTCATTAGCTGAAAgcggttttatatattcaggggaaaaagatattgttgaatgtttttgCTGCGGTCTTATATTGCATCGTTGGGAAAAAGAAGATAATCCATGGATTGAACATTCAAGATGGAATCCgaaatgtgtttttgtattattatcaaaaggaaagcagtttgttgaaaatgtagtaaaaaaatatggtaagatTATCGATATTTGTGATTGTGATTTTGGATCAAGGTCATATGATActgtttag
- the LOC126554950 gene encoding uncharacterized protein LOC126554950 — translation MIYPPSFKYEIVKDDNVNIILRCDVKSMEDISVWVAEFGKVNYLNWNVRTSVPNGQRIVYSKKFVCQHSGFQKPSISENQKGLSKNAECPANVKAVIKLDTVSTRKKDPFIKLFINSIKLIINFFVFLFSL, via the exons atgatttatccaccatcatttaaatatgaaattgtcAAAGATgacaatgtaaatataattttgagatGTGATGTGAAATCTATGGAAGACATCAGTGTGTGGGTTGCTGAGTTtggtaaagtaaattatttaaattggaacGTTCGAACTAGTGTTCCAAATGGGCAGCGAATTGTGTAttc aaaaaagtttgtttgtCAACATAGTGGATTTCAGAAGCCTAGTATATCTGAAAATCAAAAAGGCCTTTCGAAAAATGCTGAATGTCCAGCTAATGTTAAGGCTGTTATTAAACTGGACACAGTATCTACAAGGAAGAAAGATccatttattaagttatttataaattcaattaaactcataattaatttttttgtctttttgtTTAGCTTGTGA